Proteins co-encoded in one Aminivibrio pyruvatiphilus genomic window:
- a CDS encoding branched-chain amino acid ABC transporter permease, which yields MLVQNILNGISLGSVYALIAVGFALIFNVLKFSNFSQGGVMTVTAYAGYVASRYLSEHLDSSLVLFSAVLAAAALSGALIAAAVERLAFRRLRRTKSEPVYYFISSITMGILLENLITIYASSNFYSYPRFFTTSAVPLFGVNVAVTDMMMFALSITALLALLFILYRTKIGLGIRAACFDVNTVQLMGMNPDFLVTMALMISGTLGGVSGVFLGMNYTLYPQLGQMVVKGFVASVLGGLGSIHGAVIGAVLLGVLEIFFISWVGAGWAPVFIFVVMLAFLLVRPRGIAGVIVQEKA from the coding sequence ATGCTGGTGCAGAACATCCTCAACGGAATCTCCCTCGGATCGGTCTACGCGCTCATCGCGGTAGGCTTCGCGCTCATCTTCAATGTCCTCAAGTTCTCGAACTTTTCCCAGGGCGGCGTCATGACCGTCACCGCCTATGCGGGATACGTAGCCTCCCGGTATCTTTCAGAGCATCTTGATTCCTCCCTTGTCCTTTTTTCAGCCGTCCTCGCCGCCGCCGCACTCTCGGGGGCGCTCATCGCCGCCGCAGTCGAGCGGCTGGCCTTCCGGCGCCTTCGCCGGACGAAGAGCGAGCCGGTCTACTACTTCATCTCGTCGATCACCATGGGCATTCTGCTGGAGAACCTGATCACGATCTACGCCAGCAGCAATTTCTACTCCTATCCCCGGTTTTTCACCACTTCCGCCGTTCCCCTGTTCGGGGTGAACGTGGCGGTGACGGACATGATGATGTTCGCCCTCTCGATCACCGCGCTGCTTGCCCTGCTTTTTATCCTGTACAGGACGAAGATCGGCCTCGGCATCAGGGCCGCCTGTTTCGACGTGAACACGGTGCAGCTCATGGGGATGAACCCCGATTTCCTGGTCACCATGGCCCTGATGATCTCCGGTACGCTGGGGGGCGTCAGCGGCGTCTTTCTCGGCATGAACTACACCCTTTACCCCCAGCTCGGACAGATGGTGGTGAAGGGATTCGTCGCCTCGGTTCTCGGCGGCCTGGGGAGCATCCATGGCGCCGTGATCGGCGCGGTGCTCCTGGGTGTTCTCGAAATTTTCTTCATTTCGTGGGTAGGGGCCGGCTGGGCCCCGGTCTTCATCTTCGTCGTGATGCTGGCCTTCCTGCTGGTGCGGCCCCGGGGAATCGCCGGGGTCATCGTGCAGGAAAAGGCGTAG
- a CDS encoding ABC transporter substrate-binding protein — protein sequence MKNGMGKWLFCAVLVAVLAGFAGAASAKEILIGNMQDISGPTSVWGNAVTRGAEIAIEKINAAGGIDGAMLKLVTMDTKANVQEAIKGYNSLVSSGAVAVVGPPVSNIGLALAPIAGKAGVPVVGSFIDPRVTVGEDGKPQAAMFLMQPSSVQYSEIMASYTIDVLGLRKVGVLYDQSNAFAVSLMKPYVEYIKAAGGEIASEQVYTKGDKDFKTQLAKIREAGADCLYFPNYIQEAVLVTNQRKQVGLDIPIIGGLDFAPPFASLVNDPEAADNIYLANNFSEKEPQLKEVWDIYKGKYGENPVNKVFLGYDKILLIREAMKLGGGTSAAQVMAGMPQVKDLQGTTGVLTISPETHQPVGLSMVMYKIEKGAYAELGRYVPEKHKK from the coding sequence ATGAAGAACGGAATGGGAAAGTGGTTGTTCTGTGCGGTGCTCGTCGCAGTGCTGGCCGGTTTTGCCGGAGCGGCGTCGGCGAAGGAGATTCTGATCGGCAATATGCAGGATATCAGCGGCCCCACGTCGGTGTGGGGGAACGCGGTGACCAGGGGCGCCGAGATCGCCATCGAGAAGATCAACGCGGCCGGCGGCATCGACGGCGCCATGCTGAAGCTCGTCACCATGGACACGAAGGCCAACGTCCAGGAAGCCATCAAGGGATATAACAGCCTCGTGAGTTCCGGTGCCGTGGCGGTCGTCGGACCCCCCGTCAGCAACATCGGCCTTGCCCTCGCCCCCATCGCCGGCAAGGCGGGCGTGCCGGTGGTCGGCAGCTTCATCGACCCGCGGGTCACCGTCGGAGAGGACGGCAAGCCCCAGGCGGCCATGTTCCTTATGCAGCCTTCCAGCGTCCAGTATTCCGAGATCATGGCCAGCTACACCATCGACGTCCTGGGCCTCAGGAAGGTCGGCGTGCTCTACGACCAGTCCAACGCCTTCGCGGTCTCCCTGATGAAGCCCTACGTGGAGTACATCAAGGCGGCCGGCGGCGAGATCGCCTCCGAACAGGTCTACACCAAGGGCGACAAGGACTTCAAGACCCAGCTCGCCAAGATCAGGGAAGCCGGCGCCGACTGCCTGTACTTCCCCAACTACATCCAGGAAGCCGTGCTGGTGACGAACCAGCGCAAGCAGGTCGGCCTCGACATTCCCATCATCGGCGGCCTCGACTTCGCCCCGCCCTTCGCCTCCCTCGTGAACGACCCCGAGGCGGCGGACAACATCTACCTGGCCAACAACTTCTCCGAAAAAGAGCCCCAGCTCAAGGAAGTCTGGGACATCTACAAGGGCAAGTACGGCGAGAATCCCGTGAACAAGGTTTTCCTCGGCTATGACAAGATCCTTCTTATCCGGGAAGCCATGAAGCTCGGCGGCGGAACCTCGGCGGCCCAGGTCATGGCGGGCATGCCGCAGGTGAAGGATCTCCAGGGAACCACGGGTGTCCTGACAATCTCCCCCGAAACGCATCAGCCGGTGGGTTTGTCCATGGTCATGTACAAGATCGAAAAGGGAGCGTACGCCGAACTCGGACGCTACGTGCCCGAGAAGCACAAGAAATAG
- a CDS encoding NADH:flavin oxidoreductase, whose translation MAQYESFSFATLDELSQKIETLGLDISFSEDLSVLAAPAAAGDRTIPNRFSTLPMEGRDSLPDGSPGEFTFRRYRRYGAGGWGLIQFEACAVWQGGRSSDRQMCIEASTEKAIASLLEATRSAARESLGPSHSPLCLLQLQDAGRYRHATGTTPGLTVPYELLDRRAKVPGDVAPLSDADIEAVQDRMTEAAVRAEKIGFDGIDIKSCHRYLGSELLAAHLRPGKFGGGFEGRTRFLREMTERIRSAVKNPSFLVTSRMNLFDGFPYPYGWGCDRSDPPAPDMTEPLKLVGILRELGLNLLTTSTGTPYYNPWLVRPFDRLIPGNIEAPEHPLEGVARLFSLTEKVQREYRDLPVTGPGYTWLRQFGVFAAAANVARRAVTLAGFGRTGFAYPGLPKDVLEKGAVDPKKVCVSCSLCSEVMSQGGPTGCYAKDRDVYGPILKEHRASRKTH comes from the coding sequence ATGGCACAGTACGAATCTTTCAGCTTCGCCACGCTTGACGAGCTCAGTCAAAAAATCGAAACGCTCGGTCTCGACATTTCCTTCAGTGAAGATCTTTCCGTCCTTGCCGCACCTGCGGCGGCAGGAGACCGGACCATTCCCAACCGTTTTTCGACTCTTCCCATGGAGGGGCGCGATTCCCTTCCCGACGGCTCGCCCGGTGAGTTCACGTTCCGACGCTACCGGCGCTACGGCGCCGGCGGGTGGGGGCTGATCCAGTTCGAAGCCTGCGCCGTCTGGCAGGGAGGCCGCAGCAGCGACCGCCAGATGTGCATCGAGGCATCCACGGAGAAGGCGATCGCCTCTCTTCTTGAAGCGACCCGCTCGGCCGCCCGCGAATCCCTCGGTCCTTCCCACTCTCCCCTGTGCCTTCTCCAGCTTCAGGACGCAGGCCGGTACCGCCACGCCACGGGAACGACTCCGGGCCTGACCGTCCCCTATGAGCTGCTCGACCGGCGTGCAAAGGTCCCCGGGGATGTGGCGCCCCTTTCCGATGCCGACATCGAAGCGGTGCAGGACCGCATGACCGAGGCGGCGGTCCGGGCGGAAAAAATAGGTTTCGACGGTATCGACATCAAGAGCTGCCATCGCTATCTCGGTTCAGAGCTTCTCGCGGCTCACCTGCGCCCCGGAAAATTCGGCGGCGGCTTTGAGGGCAGGACCCGTTTCCTGCGGGAGATGACGGAACGCATTCGGTCGGCCGTGAAGAACCCTTCTTTCCTCGTAACCAGCCGCATGAATCTCTTCGACGGTTTTCCGTACCCCTACGGCTGGGGCTGCGACCGGTCCGATCCGCCTGCCCCCGATATGACCGAACCCCTGAAGCTTGTCGGCATTCTGAGGGAACTCGGCCTGAACCTGCTGACCACTTCCACCGGAACCCCCTACTATAATCCCTGGCTCGTGCGTCCCTTCGACCGGCTCATTCCGGGGAACATCGAAGCGCCGGAGCACCCCCTAGAAGGCGTCGCCCGCCTCTTCTCCCTGACGGAGAAGGTGCAGCGGGAATACCGGGATCTTCCGGTGACCGGCCCGGGGTATACGTGGCTTCGCCAGTTCGGAGTTTTTGCCGCCGCCGCCAACGTGGCGCGGAGGGCTGTAACGCTTGCGGGGTTCGGGCGGACGGGGTTTGCGTACCCCGGTCTGCCGAAAGACGTGCTGGAGAAGGGGGCGGTCGATCCGAAGAAGGTGTGCGTTTCGTGCAGTTTGTGCAGCGAGGTCATGTCCCAGGGAGGTCCCACCGGGTGCTACGCGAAAGACCGGGATGTCTACGGCCCCATTCTGAAGGAGCACAGGGCTTCCCGGAAAACGCACTGA
- a CDS encoding FadR/GntR family transcriptional regulator: MNESRRVLVEKVYAAIKDGSIVNDGKLPTEREMAALMTTSRTSMREALIVLETLGIIEVRGKQGLFVKDPGMGRLTQSLDLYATWPADVIPKVFQVRIMMESPAAGLAALNRTDADLAKMNECLAQFSRIFAAEGPEAGREGAHWNDIFHRIVIAASHNEVLIRMHEGLSSIIERAMESLNRNGLTTPRPQWPERILGEHEQIVRAIRERDEAGAREAMRKHLEISAANLEKLCQDRESALLGFPAG, encoded by the coding sequence ATGAACGAGTCGAGAAGAGTTCTCGTGGAGAAGGTGTACGCCGCCATCAAGGACGGCTCCATCGTCAATGATGGCAAGCTTCCAACCGAGCGTGAAATGGCCGCGCTCATGACCACCAGCAGGACCTCCATGCGGGAGGCCCTCATCGTGCTGGAGACCCTGGGGATTATCGAGGTCCGGGGAAAGCAGGGGCTTTTCGTGAAGGACCCCGGCATGGGCAGGCTTACCCAGAGCCTTGACCTGTACGCCACGTGGCCGGCGGACGTCATTCCCAAGGTCTTCCAGGTTCGCATCATGATGGAAAGTCCGGCTGCGGGACTGGCTGCGCTCAACAGGACGGACGCAGACCTCGCGAAAATGAACGAATGCCTGGCCCAGTTCTCCCGAATCTTCGCCGCGGAAGGCCCCGAGGCGGGCCGCGAGGGAGCACACTGGAACGATATCTTCCACCGCATCGTCATCGCCGCCTCCCACAACGAGGTGCTCATCAGGATGCACGAGGGCCTCTCCTCGATCATCGAACGGGCTATGGAATCGCTGAACAGAAACGGCCTGACGACGCCCCGGCCCCAGTGGCCGGAACGGATTCTGGGAGAGCACGAACAGATCGTCCGGGCCATCAGGGAACGGGACGAGGCAGGAGCCCGGGAGGCCATGCGGAAGCACCTGGAAATTTCCGCGGCCAACCTTGAGAAGCTCTGCCAGGACAGGGAGTCTGCCCTTTTGGGTTTTCCCGCCGGCTAA
- a CDS encoding cupin domain-containing protein, producing the protein MQRIHIDDAEGTLFPAGRRTRVLVGKDSPLQAKGFVMGRVRIFPGGSIPPHEHFNEEIYHILSGSGEMEAGNETETVRAGDTVYLDPNIPHTLRNTGGSDMEILFVYSPAGVVEHWQEELEGKR; encoded by the coding sequence ATGCAGAGGATTCACATTGACGATGCGGAGGGAACGCTCTTCCCTGCCGGACGCAGAACCCGGGTGCTTGTCGGGAAGGACAGCCCCCTCCAGGCAAAGGGCTTCGTGATGGGGCGCGTCCGTATCTTTCCGGGAGGGAGCATCCCCCCGCACGAGCATTTCAACGAGGAGATCTACCACATCCTCTCCGGCTCCGGGGAGATGGAGGCGGGCAACGAGACGGAGACCGTCCGCGCAGGCGACACGGTCTACCTTGACCCGAACATTCCCCACACGCTCCGCAATACCGGCGGATCGGACATGGAAATCCTGTTCGTCTACTCACCCGCGGGCGTGGTGGAACACTGGCAGGAGGAGCTTGAGGGAAAGCGCTGA
- a CDS encoding 3-ketoacyl-ACP reductase has product MTQKVILVTGSSRGIGLGVLKKHAALGYAVVMSSSSGGEKAAEAMEELKAYGVPAAYVKCDISKSADRQAALDFVLGRHGRIDVLVNNAGVAPLARMNILETTEESFDRLMDINLKGTFFMNQLFANAMISLQQQGLPDYSPRIINIGSISAYTASTNRGEYCISKAGIAMVTALFAAELGGHGIPVFEIRPGITKTDMTRTVEGKYNKFIFEDDGIPTKRWGLPEDIGEAAAALSGGAFDYSTGQVINVDGGFHIRRL; this is encoded by the coding sequence ATGACCCAAAAAGTCATCCTGGTGACGGGTTCCTCCCGCGGCATCGGCCTGGGGGTGCTGAAAAAGCACGCGGCCCTGGGATATGCCGTGGTGATGAGCAGCTCCTCCGGCGGGGAAAAGGCGGCGGAGGCCATGGAAGAGCTCAAGGCGTACGGCGTTCCGGCCGCCTACGTGAAGTGCGACATCTCGAAGAGCGCCGACAGGCAGGCGGCCCTCGACTTCGTCCTCGGCCGGCACGGGCGGATCGACGTCCTGGTGAACAACGCGGGCGTCGCCCCCCTGGCCCGGATGAATATCCTGGAAACCACCGAAGAAAGCTTCGACCGCCTGATGGACATCAACCTGAAGGGAACCTTCTTCATGAACCAGCTTTTTGCCAACGCCATGATCTCCCTCCAGCAGCAGGGGCTTCCGGACTACTCCCCCAGGATCATCAACATCGGCTCCATTTCCGCCTACACGGCTTCCACGAACAGGGGAGAATACTGCATCTCCAAGGCCGGCATCGCCATGGTGACGGCCCTCTTCGCCGCCGAACTCGGGGGGCACGGCATCCCCGTCTTCGAGATACGGCCCGGCATCACAAAGACCGACATGACCAGGACCGTGGAGGGCAAGTACAACAAGTTCATCTTCGAGGACGACGGCATACCCACAAAACGCTGGGGCCTGCCCGAGGACATCGGGGAAGCGGCGGCAGCCCTCTCGGGCGGCGCGTTCGACTACTCCACCGGCCAGGTGATCAACGTGGACGGCGGCTTCCACATCCGGAGGCTCTAG
- a CDS encoding FAD-binding protein — translation MPRSSGREPRRNIITVAGLDLPVYSFNTVVVGTGCAGYNAADTLFSLGREDVAMVTEGVNMGTSRNTGSDKQTYYKLTLSGSEPDSVRSMAETLFSGGSMHGDIALVEAAMSARGFFKLVSLGVPFPHNGFGEYVGYKTDHDPRQRATSCGPLTSRLMTEHLQKSVEQKGIPVFDGFRVVAILTEGEPKRAVGLVALDTSSFDETTFGLTVFNCTNIVYAVGGPSGIYRSSVYPGSQTCATGIALEAGARGINLTESQYGIASTKFRWNLSGTYQQVIPTYISTDRDGGGAREFLGDYFETPGDMMNATFLKGYQWPFDPRKLHKGGSSIVDMAVFTETRVKGRRVFLDFRVNPAEGGDEKGLRIGLLNDVTREYLEKSHALLDTPLNRLLKMNPLAYRLYLDNGIDLKNERLEIDVCAQHNNGGLAGNLWWESNLKHFFPVGEVNGTFGVYRPGGSALNSTQTGSTRAAQFIAARYGEEPLDIGSLAKAAEPAMEKVIGLAKTFRENAGRAGASEPLALRERFQRRMDACGAMIRPAGTVRKAIGECRRDLESLASETGAGDARQMAAAFINRDILLTQLAYLSAIDEYIRKGGKSRGSYLICGEEGLAADADVCAAGGVPVELDEGAFSDRVCETALDAGTMQCSFEWKPVRPIPSNYDDWFENVYNAYVRGEIVK, via the coding sequence ATGCCCCGCTCCAGCGGCCGGGAGCCCCGGCGAAACATCATCACCGTCGCGGGGCTCGATCTGCCGGTATACAGCTTCAACACCGTCGTCGTCGGCACGGGGTGCGCCGGGTACAACGCCGCGGACACCCTCTTTTCACTGGGCCGGGAGGATGTGGCCATGGTCACCGAAGGGGTGAACATGGGAACATCCCGGAACACCGGTTCGGACAAGCAGACCTACTACAAGCTCACCCTCTCCGGGAGCGAGCCCGACTCCGTCCGCAGCATGGCGGAGACCCTCTTCTCCGGCGGGTCCATGCACGGGGACATCGCCCTCGTCGAAGCGGCCATGAGCGCCCGGGGCTTCTTCAAGCTCGTCAGCCTCGGCGTTCCCTTCCCCCACAACGGCTTCGGCGAATACGTCGGCTACAAGACTGACCACGACCCGCGGCAGCGGGCCACCTCCTGCGGCCCCCTCACCTCCCGCCTGATGACCGAGCATCTCCAGAAGAGCGTGGAACAGAAAGGAATACCCGTCTTCGACGGTTTCCGCGTCGTCGCCATCCTCACGGAAGGAGAACCGAAGCGGGCCGTCGGCCTTGTCGCCCTGGACACATCATCCTTCGACGAAACCACCTTCGGCCTCACGGTCTTCAACTGCACCAACATCGTATACGCCGTCGGGGGCCCCTCCGGAATATACCGCTCCTCCGTCTACCCCGGAAGCCAGACCTGCGCCACCGGCATCGCCCTGGAGGCGGGCGCGCGGGGCATCAATCTCACCGAGTCCCAGTACGGCATCGCTTCCACGAAATTCCGGTGGAACCTCTCCGGCACCTACCAGCAGGTGATCCCCACCTACATCTCCACCGACCGGGACGGAGGCGGCGCCCGGGAATTCCTCGGCGACTACTTCGAGACACCCGGCGACATGATGAACGCCACGTTCCTGAAAGGATACCAGTGGCCCTTCGACCCCCGAAAACTCCACAAGGGAGGCTCCTCCATCGTCGACATGGCCGTCTTTACCGAGACGCGCGTCAAGGGACGGCGGGTCTTCCTCGACTTCCGGGTCAACCCCGCGGAGGGGGGCGACGAAAAAGGCCTCAGGATCGGGCTGCTGAACGACGTCACCCGGGAATACCTCGAAAAATCCCATGCCCTGCTCGACACGCCGCTGAACCGGCTGCTGAAGATGAATCCACTCGCGTACAGGCTCTACCTCGACAACGGCATCGACCTGAAAAACGAACGGCTCGAGATCGACGTCTGCGCCCAGCACAACAACGGCGGCCTCGCAGGAAACCTCTGGTGGGAGAGCAACCTGAAACATTTCTTCCCCGTGGGGGAAGTCAACGGAACCTTCGGCGTCTACCGCCCCGGAGGCTCGGCCCTCAACTCCACCCAGACGGGCAGCACCCGGGCCGCCCAGTTCATTGCCGCCAGGTACGGCGAAGAGCCCCTGGATATCGGCTCCCTGGCCAAGGCGGCGGAACCGGCCATGGAAAAGGTCATCGGGCTGGCAAAAACCTTCCGGGAAAACGCGGGCCGCGCCGGGGCATCGGAACCGCTTGCCCTCCGGGAACGGTTCCAGCGGAGGATGGACGCATGCGGCGCCATGATCCGGCCTGCCGGTACCGTCAGGAAGGCCATCGGGGAATGCCGCCGCGACCTCGAATCCCTGGCTTCCGAGACCGGGGCAGGCGACGCCCGCCAGATGGCTGCGGCCTTCATCAACCGCGACATCCTGCTGACCCAGCTCGCCTATCTCTCCGCCATCGACGAGTACATCCGCAAGGGGGGCAAAAGCCGGGGATCGTACCTCATCTGCGGTGAAGAGGGGCTCGCCGCCGACGCGGACGTCTGCGCCGCCGGAGGTGTCCCCGTCGAACTGGACGAAGGCGCCTTCTCCGACCGGGTCTGCGAAACCGCGCTGGACGCCGGTACGATGCAGTGCAGCTTTGAATGGAAGCCCGTCCGGCCCATTCCTTCGAACTACGACGACTGGTTCGAAAACGTGTACAACGCCTATGTCCGGGGAGAGATCGTGAAGTAG
- a CDS encoding 2-hydroxyacid dehydrogenase, producing the protein MKIVFAGEYPAGTLEKFREILPGKEFELVPVTGQKEYEELSDAEVIVLRIFKAYRNTIENNGKLRLIHRWGAGVDSVDVEAATEHGVLVANTPGANAYAVSELALLLMLALGRNLQAHTRSIASGVWSRTMFLDQTFTLNKKIVGLIGGGNIGRQVAAKVQAFGASVRYYDTFRLPEQLERECGMAYVPLEELLRTSDVVSLHVPLTEETRHLLDAEKLAMLKPGAFVINTARGGLIDDDALLAAVLEKRIAGAGLDCPEREPLSPDHPMLRQPNIIITPHIGGATSDLADAMIPMIADNILRLARGEEVRYVVNPRANKEHPAS; encoded by the coding sequence GTGAAAATCGTGTTTGCAGGGGAGTACCCCGCGGGAACCCTGGAAAAGTTCAGGGAAATACTGCCGGGGAAGGAATTTGAACTGGTGCCGGTCACCGGCCAGAAAGAATACGAAGAGCTCTCCGATGCCGAAGTCATCGTGCTGCGCATCTTCAAGGCCTACAGGAACACCATCGAAAACAACGGGAAGCTCAGGCTGATTCACCGGTGGGGGGCAGGGGTCGATTCAGTCGACGTGGAGGCCGCCACGGAACACGGCGTGCTCGTGGCCAATACTCCCGGAGCAAACGCCTACGCCGTCTCCGAACTTGCACTGCTTCTCATGCTCGCCCTGGGCAGGAACCTCCAGGCCCACACAAGGAGCATAGCTTCGGGCGTCTGGAGCAGGACCATGTTTCTGGACCAGACCTTCACCCTCAACAAAAAAATCGTCGGCCTCATCGGCGGGGGCAATATCGGACGGCAGGTTGCGGCGAAAGTGCAGGCCTTCGGAGCCTCGGTGCGGTATTACGACACGTTCCGCCTTCCGGAGCAGCTCGAAAGGGAGTGCGGGATGGCCTACGTCCCCCTTGAGGAACTTCTGAGGACAAGCGACGTGGTGAGCCTCCACGTTCCCCTGACGGAAGAGACGCGCCATCTGCTGGACGCGGAAAAACTGGCCATGCTCAAGCCCGGAGCCTTCGTCATCAACACGGCCCGGGGCGGGCTGATCGACGACGATGCCCTTCTTGCGGCAGTCCTGGAGAAACGGATTGCGGGCGCCGGCCTGGACTGCCCGGAGCGGGAGCCCCTGAGCCCTGATCACCCCATGCTCCGGCAGCCCAATATCATCATCACCCCCCATATCGGCGGGGCTACTTCCGACCTGGCGGACGCGATGATTCCCATGATCGCGGACAATATCCTCCGTCTCGCCCGGGGTGAAGAAGTGCGGTACGTGGTGAACCCCCGGGCAAACAAGGAACATCCGGCTTCATGA
- a CDS encoding 4-hydroxy-2-oxovalerate aldolase, which yields MKLFDCTLRDGANVLGKGFPADLTEMMLQGLIENGITAIEYGNAGGIGAYEVSNSIAPLTDLEYLDLVQPYLGKAEIGMFLNAKRYREQNVVLAAEKGLAFLRVGADAGDSAIAMDAVRIVARHGMKVYYSLMKAYIVSPAALAEESRKLEDAGVHEITIMDSAGFMTPDQTSRYTEALVNAVGIPVGFHGHNNLGLSVANVLAAVGSGAELIDCGLLGMARSAGNTPTEVIAAVLQRDGKLPEVNLFGLLRFLEDRLIPAMERHGYHTAIPPLDLILGYSGCHSGFLKLFRDIAREKNVDLLRLIAVVTGKNQKSPSEDEIRAAADAL from the coding sequence GTGAAGCTTTTCGACTGTACGCTGCGTGACGGTGCAAATGTTCTCGGGAAAGGGTTTCCCGCGGACCTGACGGAGATGATGCTGCAGGGCCTGATCGAAAACGGGATTACCGCTATTGAATACGGAAATGCGGGTGGCATAGGGGCCTATGAAGTGTCCAACTCCATTGCCCCCCTCACGGACCTGGAGTACCTTGACCTGGTCCAGCCCTATCTCGGTAAGGCAGAAATAGGAATGTTCCTCAACGCGAAGCGCTACAGGGAGCAGAATGTGGTGCTCGCTGCCGAAAAGGGGCTGGCCTTCCTGCGGGTGGGGGCGGATGCCGGGGACTCGGCCATTGCCATGGATGCGGTCAGGATTGTGGCACGCCACGGTATGAAGGTGTACTACTCCCTCATGAAGGCCTACATTGTTTCCCCTGCCGCTCTGGCCGAGGAATCCAGAAAACTCGAAGACGCGGGAGTTCATGAAATTACCATTATGGACTCTGCGGGTTTCATGACCCCTGACCAGACATCCCGCTATACAGAAGCCCTGGTGAATGCGGTGGGAATTCCCGTAGGTTTTCACGGGCACAACAACCTGGGGCTCTCCGTGGCGAATGTGCTGGCCGCCGTCGGGAGCGGAGCGGAGCTTATAGACTGCGGGCTGCTGGGAATGGCCCGCAGTGCCGGAAACACCCCCACAGAGGTTATTGCGGCGGTGCTGCAGCGGGACGGCAAACTGCCCGAAGTGAACCTCTTCGGCCTTCTTCGTTTCCTCGAGGACCGGCTGATCCCGGCCATGGAGCGGCACGGCTATCACACGGCCATACCCCCCCTCGACCTCATCCTGGGGTATTCGGGCTGTCATTCGGGGTTCCTGAAGCTTTTCCGCGATATAGCCCGGGAGAAAAACGTCGACCTGCTCCGGCTGATAGCCGTGGTCACCGGCAAAAACCAGAAATCGCCGTCGGAGGATGAGATCCGGGCCGCGGCTGATGCCCTGTAG
- a CDS encoding Ldh family oxidoreductase, which produces MELFKKETLESFCSAVYQAAGVLKERADVLAASMVHGSLRGVESHGVSRTGIYLKRITSGMVRPNAALKIERGGRSGAVMDAGNTIGQFAASEASKLAAELAEENGIGCVGVRGSNHFGAASFYTLPLAQKGCIALAMSNAPTTMALWGAGKPYTGTNPLSYAIPAGKYEPLVLDMATSIVARGKIRRAWKKGEKIPPDWAIDKDGNPTEDPEQALEGYVLPFGGPKGSAIALFIEAMAGVLTGAAFGPSLGSMYNDFDREQNLGHFFIAAAPGVLAPGLDFGKRMEAMVAEIKALPPSGGNEKVFLPGEIEAMTEKDRTENGIPLEEDVVKELQELGAAYGLSFPG; this is translated from the coding sequence ATGGAGCTGTTCAAAAAGGAGACGCTGGAGTCGTTTTGTTCTGCCGTCTATCAGGCGGCGGGAGTTCTGAAGGAGAGAGCGGATGTCCTGGCCGCCTCCATGGTCCATGGGAGCCTCAGGGGAGTTGAATCCCACGGGGTCAGCAGAACGGGAATTTACCTGAAAAGAATAACGTCAGGCATGGTCCGGCCGAACGCTGCCCTGAAAATTGAACGGGGCGGACGGTCAGGGGCCGTAATGGACGCGGGGAATACCATAGGGCAGTTTGCCGCTTCCGAAGCATCGAAGCTGGCGGCTGAACTGGCGGAAGAGAACGGGATCGGCTGTGTGGGCGTCCGGGGGTCCAACCATTTCGGCGCGGCCAGCTTTTATACCCTGCCGCTGGCACAGAAAGGCTGCATTGCCCTCGCCATGTCCAACGCCCCCACCACCATGGCTCTCTGGGGCGCCGGCAAGCCCTACACGGGGACAAACCCCCTCTCGTACGCCATTCCTGCCGGGAAATACGAGCCCCTGGTGCTGGATATGGCCACGAGCATCGTAGCCCGGGGAAAGATCCGCAGGGCATGGAAAAAGGGGGAAAAGATCCCGCCGGACTGGGCGATAGACAAAGACGGCAATCCGACGGAGGATCCCGAACAAGCGCTCGAGGGGTATGTCCTTCCCTTCGGAGGCCCGAAGGGTTCCGCCATTGCCCTATTCATAGAAGCCATGGCGGGGGTTTTGACGGGAGCTGCCTTCGGTCCCTCCCTCGGGAGCATGTACAACGACTTCGACAGGGAGCAGAATCTCGGCCATTTCTTTATTGCCGCCGCTCCCGGCGTTCTTGCACCGGGGCTCGATTTCGGGAAGAGAATGGAGGCCATGGTCGCGGAGATAAAAGCCCTGCCGCCGTCCGGAGGCAACGAGAAGGTCTTCCTCCCGGGCGAAATCGAGGCGATGACGGAAAAGGACCGGACGGAAAACGGCATTCCCCTCGAGGAGGACGTGGTGAAGGAACTGCAGGAACTGGGAGCGGCGTATGGCCTGAGTTTTCCGGGGTGA